The DNA segment CAAAATCTGGAACGATGGAAGCCGGGTTGTGTCGCAAAACATCAATTCGTTCTTGGGAACGCTCCGGAATTTTTGAATGCGGATCTGCGATTTGAAAAGATGATTTCTTGTGCGGCTCTTCCGGAAATGCCCGGTGAAGACAGTGTTTATTTTCATTCTTTGGTGCCGGGTGGAATTTTTGTATTCCCGATGGGAAAGGATCAAGAAATACAAATTTTGATCGTTGCAAAAAAAACGTCGAACGGTTGGTCCTTGGAAACCAAGGGTGGAGTCAAATTTGTTCCCTTGCTTGGGACCGATTTTTGATTTTGAACGATTGAGATTTTTTTTAAGAATTTTTTAGTCAGACAAAAATTCAAAAATTGTCCGTTATCTGAAATCGAGTCTGAACACGATCCTAATTTTTGGATCGACCGACCGGGGTCTTTGATTTTATTCTCAAATCAAAGCGACTCATCCCGTTGTTCCTAGTTGTATTCTTTTTTGCAGCGATTCGTCTATTTTAGATTCTTTTTGATTCATGAATTGTCCTCTAAATTAAACTTGTTGGTAAATTTATTATCCCTACTATAGGTTTTTCAAACATCGGATTTAAAAAGACGAATTCGGAATTTTCCCGTTGGATTTCAGAAAACGACCTCGGATCAAGATTGAGATGGAGCTGTAGTAGCGAACGCCGTTTTGATCAAAACTTTTTTGAGAATTTACATCGGGCAATGAAATCTTAGAATGTTTTTTACAAATTAGAATACAAATAAAAGAGATCAACTATGGAACTATTAAACCCCAAGAAAGCAGAGTTTAAACATTTGGATGAAAAATCCAAAGACATCATGAAACGTACGATCGCGTTTTTTGAAAAAAAAGGAAAAGGTAAACTGAAGGAAGATGATCGCAAACAAACCTGGTATGCGGACTTTATTGAGTTTCAAAAAGAAGTAAAGGCGTTTGCCACTCTCATGACACCGGCGGGTTACGGAGAAAAAGATTCGAGATGGGATACGACCAGAATCTGCGATTTTAACGAGATCACCGGTTTTTACGGATTGTGTTATTGGTATACTTGGCAGGTGAGTATGTTGGGTCTTGGCCCGATTTGGATCAGTAAGAACGAAGAGATCAAACATAAGACAGCGAAACTTTTGCAAGACGGTGAAATTTTTGCCTTCGGTCTTTCTGAAAAAGAACACGGTGCGGATCTCATCTCCAGCGATATGATCTTGGAAAAAAACGGCGACGGATCGTATATCGCCAACGGAGACAAATATTATATCGGAAACTCTAATAAAGCGGCGATCGTTTCCACTTTTGGGAAGATGAAAGAGACCGGTAACTACGTATTCTTCGCTGTGAATTCTCAACATAAGAATTATGAATTGATTCAGAACGTGGTCAATTCCCAGAGTTATGTTGGAGAATACGCTCTTCACGATTACCCAATCTCGGAATCCGATATTCTTTCCAAGGACAGAGATGCCTGGGATGCGTCCTTGAGTACGATCGCAATCTGCAAATACAATCTGGGTTGGGCTTCGATCGGAATTTGTACTCATTCTTTTTACGAAGCGATCAATCATGCTTCCAAAAGAAAATTATTCAATCGATATGTTACCGATTTCCCCCAGATCAAACAGATGTTTGTGGATGCTTATTGTAGACTTTTTTCAATGAAGCTGTTTGCTTCGAGAGCGAAGGATTATATGAGATCGGCTTCGGCAAGCGACAGGCGTTATCTGCTTTTTAACCCTATGGTCAAGATGAAAGTCACGATGCAGGGTGAAGAGGTCATCAATCTTCTTTGGGACGTGATTGCCGCAAAAGGTTTTGAAAAAAATATGTATTTTGAGATGGCGGCAAAGGATATTAGAGGTTTGCCAAAGCTCGAAGGAACCGCTCATGTAAACATGGCATTGATCATCAAGTTTATGAATAATTATTTTTTCGAACCGAATTCTTCACTTCCTACGATTCCGAAGATCAATGACTTTAAGAATGACGATTTTCTTTTTAATCAGGGTGCGACCACCAAAGGATTTGATAAAATTTCCTTTCATGATTACAACGCGGTGTATGCAAGCGTGGATCTTCCGAATATCAAGATTTTTAGAAAACAAATTTCCGCTTTGAAGGAATTTTTGGAAAAAACTCCTCCGGATTCAAAACAATCAAAGGATCTTGATTTTATGCTTATCCTCGGTGAGCTTTTTACGTTAGTCGCTTATGGCCAGCTTTTGATCGAGAACGCGGCGATCGAAAAAGTGGAAGACGATCTTTTGAGTCAGATTTTTGATTTTATGATTCGAGATTTTTCCAAATACGCTCTTCAGCTTTATTCCAAAAGAAGCAGCACCAAGGAACAAATGGAACGTTGTCTTTCCATGATTTTTAAACCTGTCGAGGACGAGGCGCTTTTTCTCAGAGTCTGCGCCAAGGTTTATTCTTACAAGGACGCTTACGAAATGGCTCCTTGATTTTCTCAAATCGGTTTTTTTCGTTCCGGTTTCGCTGTTTCAAGAAGAATCTCGGAGAATTGTTTTGTCGTAACTTACGAATCAGTAGTCGCGGCATGCATGGTGTTCCGAGATTCGAATTTTTCCTGCAACCCGTCTGAATTTGTGGGAACTCCCTTTTTGATTTTCAGGGATTTTGCGTTTGGCAAAGGTGCAGATTCCGAGCGAGCTACCTTCCTAAAGCTCGTGTTTTATCCTACCGATCCACATGTTTTTTCGAATGAATGGAAGCACGGCGGGGGGTGTCGGGTTTGAATGACTCCATTCATCTGATGATCTTCGAGGTGTCTCAATATAAAACAGCTCAATTTTGTTTTTCTGTTTTTGTTCGAGAGTTCCCGCGTTGCAGAAATGAGGGGATTCTTATCCAAAGAACATTGAGCGGAATCGATTTATCCTTTTGATTGTCTCGCGCTTGAGATTTCCAAGATCAAATTGCGCAGACCGAATTCCGTTATCAAATAAAATCTGAAAGCGACTGGTCGGATGTCGGATTCAAAAGAAGAACAGACAAAAAATCGTAAATCCGAGATCGATCGATTGGAATTCTTTGGAAAAACAGATCTTTCATTTTCGCTGGATCGGCAAATTTAAAAATACAAAACAACGGGATGCGGGGAATGCGATTTTGTCAGAGTTCTTCAAAGAATTTTATCCATCGCTATAAAACAAAAAAGGCTCCCGAAGGAGCCTTTAGCTGATTGATTTTTCAACAAAAAATTAAAGTTCGTGTTTATAACCAATGCGGTATTGAGTTCCACCCAATACGATTGGATATGCTGGGGCTGGAGCCAAACTTGCGATACCACCCAGAGACTGAGTATGACCAGTTCCAAGTTTCGCAGAGAAAAGTGTCTCAGCTTCCAAGAACACATGTCCTTTTTCAGTTACTCTTGCTTGTGCGCCTACGAGCCAGTTCGGAGCAAATCCGGATACACTGAATCTTGTGTCTTCCCATACTGCCGGTGGATTGGTTCCGCCAGCCATCAAGCCCGTAACTGCACTTGT comes from the Leptospira sp. WS92.C1 genome and includes:
- a CDS encoding acyl-CoA dehydrogenase family protein; amino-acid sequence: MELLNPKKAEFKHLDEKSKDIMKRTIAFFEKKGKGKLKEDDRKQTWYADFIEFQKEVKAFATLMTPAGYGEKDSRWDTTRICDFNEITGFYGLCYWYTWQVSMLGLGPIWISKNEEIKHKTAKLLQDGEIFAFGLSEKEHGADLISSDMILEKNGDGSYIANGDKYYIGNSNKAAIVSTFGKMKETGNYVFFAVNSQHKNYELIQNVVNSQSYVGEYALHDYPISESDILSKDRDAWDASLSTIAICKYNLGWASIGICTHSFYEAINHASKRKLFNRYVTDFPQIKQMFVDAYCRLFSMKLFASRAKDYMRSASASDRRYLLFNPMVKMKVTMQGEEVINLLWDVIAAKGFEKNMYFEMAAKDIRGLPKLEGTAHVNMALIIKFMNNYFFEPNSSLPTIPKINDFKNDDFLFNQGATTKGFDKISFHDYNAVYASVDLPNIKIFRKQISALKEFLEKTPPDSKQSKDLDFMLILGELFTLVAYGQLLIENAAIEKVEDDLLSQIFDFMIRDFSKYALQLYSKRSSTKEQMERCLSMIFKPVEDEALFLRVCAKVYSYKDAYEMAP